A single window of Sphingobacteriales bacterium DNA harbors:
- the era gene encoding GTPase Era: protein MHRAGYVNVLGKPNVGKSTLMNALVGERLSIITSKAQTTRHRILGIVNGDDFQIVISDLPGIIKPAYKMQESMMNFVRTSLEDADVFIYMVQIGDKPENQPEEYQKIKNFNIPVVLLLNKLDIAEHDVVEQERVIWENDFPSATVLSLSAKFHWNLDKLMDFIVQHMPESPPYFDKDAITDRPERFFVSEIVREKILTNYKQEIPYSTEVVCTYFMEDGEIIKIAVEIYVERDSQKPILIGKKGEKIKKVGIEARIDLEAFFQKKVYLETYVRVADGWRDRDSMLRKFGYRDY from the coding sequence ATGCATAGAGCAGGATATGTAAATGTTTTAGGTAAGCCAAATGTAGGAAAATCTACATTGATGAATGCTTTGGTAGGAGAGCGACTGTCAATTATTACATCAAAAGCTCAAACTACTAGACATAGAATTTTAGGTATTGTAAATGGTGATGATTTTCAAATAGTCATTTCTGATTTGCCAGGAATAATAAAACCTGCATATAAAATGCAGGAAAGTATGATGAACTTTGTACGCACATCTTTAGAAGATGCAGATGTTTTCATTTATATGGTACAAATAGGAGACAAGCCAGAAAATCAACCTGAAGAATATCAGAAAATAAAGAATTTTAATATTCCAGTTGTATTATTACTCAATAAATTGGATATAGCAGAACATGATGTTGTAGAACAAGAGCGTGTGATTTGGGAAAATGATTTTCCAAGCGCTACAGTTTTATCTTTGTCTGCAAAGTTTCATTGGAACTTAGATAAATTAATGGATTTTATTGTGCAGCATATGCCAGAGTCTCCACCTTATTTTGATAAAGACGCAATTACAGATAGACCAGAGAGATTTTTTGTATCAGAAATTGTAAGAGAAAAAATATTAACCAACTACAAACAAGAAATTCCTTATTCAACAGAAGTCGTTTGTACTTATTTTATGGAAGATGGCGAAATTATAAAAATTGCTGTTGAGATCTATGTAGAACGTGATAGTCAAAAACCAATATTAATTGGGAAAAAAGGGGAAAAAATAAAAAAAGTTGGCATAGAAGCGAGAATAGATTTAGAAGCATTTTTTCAGAAAAAAGTATATTTAGAAACTTATGTGCGTGTTGCTGATGGATGGCGTGATAGAGACAGTATGCTTAGAAAATTTGGATATAGAGATTATTAA
- a CDS encoding M23 family metallopeptidase, with product MIIHCADSFKISFYEKKIDTIRQALAFIVQSKIKNSLKDKNINQQLIEKINHVFNPKISTHQLKTGDTLRVIYDDLYIDGNFYALGDIHCASIHTKKKSYFITEYFLPEDSAQIYADEQGKYHKISFLSSPLKKGFIVSRYNLQRFHPILLEVRPHLGTDFAAPHGTPILATASGIVEAATFSENNGNYVKIKHNKTYTTQYLHMSKFAKNMRVGQHVRQGEIIGYVGSTGLSTGSHVCYRFWKNGAQVDPFKEKLSTTTVIDKAHKVMFDSLATQQKLKLISIGF from the coding sequence ATGATTATCCATTGTGCTGATTCTTTTAAAATTTCATTCTATGAAAAAAAGATTGATACAATTCGTCAAGCGTTGGCTTTTATTGTACAATCAAAAATAAAAAATTCATTAAAAGATAAAAATATAAACCAACAATTAATTGAGAAAATAAATCATGTATTTAATCCAAAAATATCAACACATCAACTAAAAACAGGAGATACTTTGCGTGTTATTTATGATGATTTGTATATAGATGGTAATTTTTATGCATTAGGTGATATTCATTGCGCAAGTATCCACACAAAAAAGAAATCATATTTTATAACAGAGTATTTTTTGCCAGAAGATAGTGCACAAATTTATGCAGACGAGCAAGGGAAATACCATAAAATTTCATTTCTATCGTCGCCATTAAAAAAAGGATTTATTGTTTCTAGATATAATTTACAACGCTTTCATCCAATTTTGCTCGAAGTAAGACCACATTTAGGTACTGATTTTGCTGCACCACACGGAACGCCAATTTTGGCAACAGCATCTGGAATCGTAGAAGCTGCAACGTTTTCAGAGAATAATGGAAATTATGTAAAAATAAAACACAACAAAACTTATACGACACAATATTTGCACATGAGTAAATTTGCAAAAAATATGCGTGTTGGTCAACATGTAAGACAAGGCGAAATAATAGGATATGTTGGTAGTACTGGATTGTCTACAGGATCGCATGTTTGTTATCGTTTTTGGAAAAATGGTGCACAAGTAGATCCATTCAAAGAAAAACTAAGCACAACTACTGTAATAGATAAAGCACACAAAGTAATGTTTGATAGCTTAGCAACACAACAAAAATTAAAACTAATTAGTATTGGTTTTTAG
- a CDS encoding N-acetylglucosamine kinase, which translates to MILFADSGSTKTNWLLYNTKTKEKLHFDTLGINPIIHHHQEIIDIISKNEVLVSFGMQIKTIHFFGAGCSSIERNLLAKNAMHNIFPKADIFIDEDMIGAGISICGNQKGIACILGTGSNSIYFDGQKWHESNGGIGFILGDEGSGSYFGKLILRDFLYQKLPHEIEHELKEKYHAEKNEIFHKTYKAISPNRYLASFAPILSTFRATEYVQLLLQEGFTSFIDYHVCCFPNYQEVPVGFVGSIASNFQSELAQVAWNFDIQLGKFVSQPIEEVANHFISILEK; encoded by the coding sequence ATGATATTATTTGCAGATAGTGGCTCCACAAAAACGAATTGGTTATTATACAATACTAAAACTAAAGAAAAATTACATTTTGATACATTAGGTATTAATCCAATTATTCATCATCATCAAGAAATAATAGATATTATATCTAAAAATGAAGTATTAGTTTCTTTTGGAATGCAAATAAAAACAATACATTTTTTTGGTGCTGGTTGCTCGAGTATAGAGCGAAACTTATTAGCAAAAAATGCAATGCACAATATTTTTCCTAAAGCAGATATATTTATTGATGAAGATATGATTGGTGCAGGAATTTCTATATGTGGCAATCAAAAAGGCATTGCATGTATTTTAGGTACTGGCTCTAATAGCATTTATTTTGATGGTCAAAAATGGCACGAATCTAATGGTGGCATTGGTTTTATACTAGGTGATGAAGGTAGTGGTTCGTATTTTGGAAAATTAATCTTAAGAGATTTCTTATATCAGAAATTGCCACATGAAATTGAGCATGAATTAAAAGAAAAATATCATGCTGAAAAAAATGAAATTTTCCATAAAACATATAAAGCCATTTCGCCAAATAGATATTTGGCTAGCTTCGCTCCTATTTTATCTACTTTTAGAGCAACTGAATATGTACAACTATTATTACAAGAAGGCTTTACATCATTCATAGATTATCATGTATGTTGTTTTCCAAACTACCAAGAAGTGCCTGTTGGTTTTGTTGGTTCTATAGCATCAAATTTTCAGTCAGAACTTGCTCAAGTTGCTTGGAATTTTGATATTCAATTAGGAAAATTTGTATCACAACCTATTGAAGAAGTTGCCAATCATTTTATTTCAATTTTAGAAAAATAA
- a CDS encoding AEC family transporter: MPIYILIALFIFGVASQLIPQLPNDLYKKINKFIIFIPLPAITLYNIPKLDISKAVLLPILSAWITFFGAILFFMLIAKKANLTKATIACLILSCGLGNTSFVGFPILTQLYDASAIQYAIFVDQPGSFLIMSTLGVLVANYASTGNINIKIIFKKLFSFPPFICFIIALFLSKNTIPSNIDVYLKAIGSLMIPLAMLSLGMQFKLNFKTIPWKKFLIGVSYKLVIAPLVIYILYIFILQQDTFANRISVIECAMPPMITSSIIASEHGLDEDLAAVLPTLGILCSLPTLLVWKFILG; this comes from the coding sequence ATGCCTATATATATTCTTATTGCATTATTTATTTTTGGCGTTGCATCTCAACTTATACCACAATTGCCTAATGATTTGTATAAAAAGATAAACAAGTTTATAATATTCATTCCACTTCCTGCAATTACATTATACAATATTCCAAAACTGGATATAAGCAAAGCAGTTTTACTTCCAATATTATCTGCTTGGATAACATTTTTTGGTGCTATATTATTTTTCATGCTTATTGCAAAAAAAGCAAATCTAACAAAAGCAACCATTGCGTGTCTTATATTAAGTTGTGGCTTGGGCAATACATCTTTTGTCGGATTTCCAATACTCACTCAGCTATATGATGCAAGTGCTATACAATATGCCATTTTTGTAGACCAGCCTGGTAGTTTCTTAATTATGTCTACTTTAGGTGTTTTGGTTGCAAATTATGCCAGCACAGGAAATATTAATATCAAAATTATTTTCAAAAAACTATTTTCATTTCCACCATTTATTTGTTTTATAATTGCATTATTCTTATCTAAAAATACAATTCCAAGTAATATTGATGTATACTTGAAAGCAATTGGCAGCTTAATGATTCCTTTGGCTATGCTTTCTTTAGGTATGCAATTCAAGCTAAATTTTAAAACTATCCCATGGAAAAAATTTCTAATTGGAGTTAGTTATAAATTGGTTATTGCACCTTTGGTCATCTATATATTATATATATTTATTTTACAACAAGATACATTTGCCAATAGAATTTCTGTAATAGAATGTGCCATGCCACCAATGATAACATCTTCTATTATTGCATCAGAACATGGATTAGATGAAGATTTAGCAGCAGTACTTCCAACATTAGGTATTTTATGCTCATTGCCTACATTATTAGTTTGGAAATTTATTTTAGGCTAA
- a CDS encoding transglutaminase family protein has translation MTELSKNEFYALISLLDDDDQEVLAHVSEKLTSLGINGIPLLTNAYQSIDNTVVQSRLEELISSIQFDNISDRLSYWHQSKEKDLLEATLIIAQIHYPEIDEFAIQQKINSLAKSVWIELNAALSPLEELQVINQVFFQLHGYLGVQTPTPDADLGYINKVLDTKKGNSLSLGILFLIVAQKNDLPIYGINLPYHFIMAYCKKHLTDEQLNDNRNDKDVMFYINPLNKGIAFSRVEITSYLEQMKIEPKRQYYSPCNHVEIIKSLLYNQMSCYDKNHDNKKAQQLKALFDMLNNQNADNDIEMEDED, from the coding sequence ATGACAGAATTAAGTAAAAATGAGTTTTATGCACTTATTTCATTATTGGATGATGATGACCAAGAAGTATTAGCACATGTCTCAGAAAAACTAACATCATTAGGCATCAATGGAATTCCATTACTCACTAATGCATATCAAAGTATAGATAACACAGTTGTACAATCGAGATTAGAAGAATTGATTAGCTCAATTCAATTTGATAATATTAGTGATAGACTTTCATATTGGCATCAAAGCAAAGAAAAAGATTTGTTAGAAGCGACTTTAATTATTGCACAAATACATTATCCAGAAATTGATGAATTTGCCATTCAACAAAAAATAAATTCATTAGCCAAATCAGTTTGGATTGAACTGAATGCAGCATTATCACCACTAGAAGAATTACAAGTAATCAATCAAGTATTTTTTCAACTACATGGATATCTTGGTGTGCAAACACCAACACCAGATGCAGACTTAGGCTATATCAATAAAGTATTAGACACAAAAAAAGGCAATTCATTATCACTTGGAATTCTTTTTTTAATTGTTGCTCAAAAAAATGATTTACCAATTTATGGCATCAACTTACCTTATCATTTTATAATGGCATATTGCAAAAAACATTTAACTGATGAGCAATTGAATGACAATAGAAATGATAAAGACGTGATGTTTTACATCAATCCATTAAATAAAGGCATAGCATTCTCAAGAGTTGAAATTACAAGTTACTTAGAGCAAATGAAGATTGAACCAAAGCGTCAATACTATTCACCATGCAATCATGTTGAAATCATAAAATCTTTGCTATACAATCAAATGTCTTGTTACGATAAAAACCACGACAATAAAAAGGCACAACAACTTAAGGCATTATTCGACATGCTAAATAATCAAAATGCAGATAACGATATTGAAATGGAAGATGAGGACTAA
- a CDS encoding oxidoreductase — translation MSKTALLVGATGLVGSEVLNILLNDNSFTNVTVLCRKPLSQKYQKLKEIIVDFDNLGKYKNDIVADVVFCCLGTTIKKAGSQAAFKKVDFEYPLEVAKIAKANGAVSYNVITALGSDAHSSIFYNRVKGELQNELMKLNFNSLHIIQPSLLIGERNETRIGEGIAQKLSPIMNSLLIGKLKKYKAIEGTQVAKAMVHYSKENSVGTFIHSNETLFV, via the coding sequence ATGAGCAAAACAGCATTATTAGTTGGTGCTACTGGTTTGGTAGGTAGCGAAGTTTTAAATATATTATTGAATGATAATAGCTTTACAAATGTTACAGTACTTTGTAGAAAACCACTTTCACAAAAATATCAAAAATTGAAAGAAATTATTGTAGATTTTGATAATCTAGGTAAATATAAAAATGATATTGTTGCTGATGTTGTTTTCTGCTGTTTAGGTACAACTATAAAAAAAGCTGGCTCTCAAGCTGCCTTCAAAAAAGTAGATTTTGAATATCCTTTAGAAGTTGCAAAAATTGCCAAAGCGAATGGTGCAGTTTCTTACAATGTAATTACAGCATTAGGTTCTGATGCACATTCTTCGATATTTTATAATAGAGTAAAAGGCGAATTGCAAAATGAGTTAATGAAATTAAATTTCAATTCATTGCATATTATACAACCAAGTTTGTTGATTGGTGAAAGAAACGAAACAAGAATTGGAGAAGGTATTGCTCAAAAATTGAGCCCAATAATGAATAGCTTATTAATAGGAAAATTGAAAAAATATAAAGCAATAGAAGGTACGCAAGTAGCAAAAGCTATGGTGCATTATAGCAAAGAAAATTCTGTTGGAACTTTTATTCACAGTAACGAAACATTATTTGTTTAG
- a CDS encoding class I fructose-bisphosphate aldolase, whose product MTVQQIIELLGEERAKYLLQHQSNTIQKEQLHLPSSNFVDDVFAPSNRNIQTIKSLQQIYNTGRLAGTGYVSILPVDQGIEHSAGASFAPNPIYFDPENIVKLAIEGGCNAVASTYGVLSMVARKYAHKIPFVVKINHNEFLSYPNTFDQIMFGSIKDAWNMGATAVGATIYFGSEESRRQIIEVAKAFEYAHELGMTTILWCYLRNNAFKKDGVDYHTSADLSAQANHLGVTIQADIIKQKLPTNNGGYNAINFGKTHKSVYEKLTTEHPIDLTRYQVANCYMGRAGLINSGGESKGQTDMAEAVETAIINKRAGGMGLISGRKAFQKDMKVGVELLNAIQDVYLNKDIDIA is encoded by the coding sequence ATGACAGTTCAGCAAATTATTGAATTATTAGGCGAAGAAAGAGCCAAATATTTACTTCAACATCAATCTAATACAATACAAAAAGAGCAATTACATTTACCATCATCAAATTTTGTAGATGATGTGTTTGCACCAAGCAATAGAAATATACAAACTATAAAAAGTTTGCAACAGATCTATAATACTGGACGTTTAGCAGGAACTGGCTATGTATCAATTCTTCCAGTAGATCAAGGAATCGAGCACAGTGCTGGAGCAAGTTTTGCACCAAATCCTATTTATTTTGATCCAGAGAATATTGTAAAATTAGCTATTGAAGGTGGTTGCAATGCTGTAGCTTCTACTTATGGTGTATTGAGTATGGTTGCTAGAAAATATGCTCATAAAATTCCATTTGTAGTAAAAATAAATCACAATGAATTTCTTTCCTATCCAAATACATTTGACCAAATCATGTTTGGTAGTATAAAAGATGCTTGGAATATGGGCGCAACTGCTGTTGGTGCTACTATCTATTTTGGTTCTGAAGAAAGTAGAAGACAAATTATTGAAGTAGCAAAAGCTTTTGAATATGCACATGAATTGGGTATGACCACAATTCTTTGGTGTTATCTTAGAAATAATGCATTTAAAAAAGATGGTGTTGATTATCATACATCTGCTGATTTGTCTGCACAAGCAAATCACCTTGGTGTTACCATTCAAGCTGATATCATTAAACAAAAACTACCTACAAACAATGGTGGGTACAACGCTATAAACTTTGGTAAAACACACAAATCTGTTTACGAAAAATTGACGACAGAACATCCAATTGACTTAACAAGATACCAAGTAGCTAATTGTTATATGGGAAGAGCTGGTTTAATCAACTCAGGTGGCGAAAGTAAAGGACAAACAGATATGGCAGAAGCAGTTGAAACTGCAATCATCAATAAAAGAGCTGGTGGAATGGGATTAATTTCTGGTAGAAAAGCATTCCAAAAAGACATGAAAGTTGGTGTTGAGTTGTTGAATGCCATCCAAGATGTATACTTGAATAAAGATATTGATATTGCCTAA
- a CDS encoding DUF2779 domain-containing protein, translating into MSKKSNQLSKSSLIRFLQCSKSLYLYKHHYNLRSIPDVKQQQKFDRGIRIGKLAQELFPNGKDCTPPSPFQYAQSISATSLLISQGQKVIYEAAFKYQGIVIALDILVQDDGKFYAYEVKSSLGISNTYILDCAIQYYIISKSGIKLEDFFIVHVNEKYVMEDSLDIHQFFAKQSVLKQILAEQEFIEQKINEAIETIQLPNMPDVKIGGQCNKPYPCDFKKYCWKDVPENSIWNLQGMPLAEKMELIENNVNTIDEYALLQPNNILLNAYTTKAPIVDTEKIKTILAVVGYPIAVFDLEAFQSAIPIFKHTKPYERIPFLFSLHTQESSDAPLKHSYFLSTTDKDDRLNFLLKFLDDTKNINSILVFNELMEKGMLNYLANLFPQYRTEIAERINKIVDIEVVFKNLYYYHPNQLGSYSLKTIAGVTLKNNPYQNINVKDGVEAMALYNELFYKSEIEKNQTYNELIEYCSTDTLALFLIYQFLQKL; encoded by the coding sequence ATGTCAAAAAAATCAAATCAGCTAAGTAAATCTAGTTTAATTCGTTTCTTGCAATGTTCAAAGTCTTTATATTTATATAAACATCATTATAATTTAAGAAGTATTCCTGATGTAAAACAACAACAAAAGTTTGATAGAGGAATAAGAATTGGAAAATTAGCACAAGAATTATTTCCAAATGGAAAAGATTGTACGCCACCATCGCCATTTCAATACGCTCAAAGTATTTCTGCTACATCATTATTAATTTCTCAAGGACAAAAGGTAATTTACGAAGCTGCATTCAAATATCAAGGTATTGTAATTGCATTGGATATTTTGGTACAAGATGATGGCAAATTTTATGCATATGAAGTAAAAAGCTCATTAGGTATTTCGAATACATATATTTTAGATTGTGCCATTCAATATTACATCATCTCAAAATCTGGTATTAAGCTTGAAGATTTTTTTATTGTACATGTGAATGAGAAATACGTGATGGAAGATAGTTTAGATATTCATCAATTTTTTGCAAAACAGTCTGTGTTAAAACAAATATTGGCAGAACAAGAATTTATTGAACAAAAAATAAATGAAGCTATTGAGACCATACAATTGCCTAATATGCCTGATGTAAAAATTGGTGGACAATGCAATAAGCCATATCCTTGTGATTTTAAAAAATACTGTTGGAAAGATGTACCTGAAAATTCAATTTGGAATTTGCAAGGGATGCCATTAGCTGAAAAAATGGAACTTATAGAAAACAATGTAAATACAATAGATGAATATGCACTATTACAACCTAATAATATTTTACTCAATGCCTATACAACTAAAGCGCCAATTGTTGATACTGAAAAAATTAAAACAATTTTAGCTGTAGTAGGATATCCAATTGCTGTTTTTGATTTAGAAGCATTTCAGTCTGCAATTCCAATTTTTAAACATACCAAACCGTATGAAAGGATTCCATTTTTATTCTCTTTGCACACACAAGAAAGCAGTGATGCACCATTAAAACATTCCTATTTTTTATCTACAACAGACAAAGATGATAGACTAAATTTCTTGCTCAAATTTTTAGATGATACAAAAAATATCAATTCAATTCTTGTGTTTAATGAGCTGATGGAAAAAGGTATGCTAAATTATTTGGCAAATTTATTTCCACAATATAGAACAGAAATTGCTGAAAGAATAAATAAAATTGTAGATATAGAAGTTGTTTTTAAAAATTTGTATTACTATCATCCAAATCAATTAGGTAGTTATTCATTGAAAACGATTGCTGGAGTTACATTGAAAAATAATCCATATCAAAATATAAATGTAAAAGATGGCGTAGAAGCAATGGCATTGTACAACGAATTATTTTATAAATCTGAAATTGAGAAAAACCAAACCTACAATGAGTTGATTGAGTATTGCAGTACAGATACATTAGCACTGTTTTTAATATATCAGTTTCTTCAAAAGCTGTAA
- a CDS encoding septum formation initiator family protein yields the protein MKIVDQELLDKIPSIFKNKIFYILFIYFIYLLFFNQYNLFSQSKLFKDLRELKKEEVIYTDMISDIKEEQKEIFKNKSTLEQFAREKYWMKRDSEDVYIFVKKD from the coding sequence ATGAAAATAGTTGACCAAGAATTATTAGACAAAATACCAAGCATATTTAAAAATAAGATTTTCTATATTTTATTTATTTATTTTATATATCTTTTATTTTTTAATCAATATAATTTATTTTCACAATCCAAATTGTTTAAAGACTTGAGAGAATTAAAGAAAGAAGAAGTTATTTATACAGACATGATAAGTGATATAAAAGAGGAACAAAAAGAAATATTTAAAAATAAATCTACGCTAGAACAATTTGCCAGAGAAAAATATTGGATGAAACGAGATAGCGAAGATGTGTACATATTTGTAAAGAAAGATTAA
- a CDS encoding 4Fe-4S binding protein → MAIKITEECINCGACEPECPNNAIYEGGLEWKVSDGTAVKGSYELMDGTIVDADDKLSPVSNDLYFIVTDKCTECKGFHEEPQCAAVCPVDCCIPDEKHVEAEDILLAKKAKLHLE, encoded by the coding sequence ATGGCAATCAAAATAACAGAAGAGTGTATAAATTGTGGTGCATGTGAACCAGAATGTCCAAACAATGCTATTTATGAAGGTGGATTAGAGTGGAAAGTAAGTGATGGTACTGCTGTAAAAGGAAGCTACGAACTAATGGACGGAACTATTGTTGATGCAGACGACAAACTTTCGCCAGTTAGCAATGATTTATATTTTATTGTTACAGACAAATGTACAGAATGTAAAGGTTTTCACGAAGAGCCACAATGTGCCGCTGTTTGTCCTGTAGACTGTTGTATTCCAGACGAAAAACACGTAGAGGCAGAAGATATTTTATTAGCTAAAAAAGCAAAATTACACTTAGAGTAA
- the rpiB gene encoding ribose 5-phosphate isomerase B encodes MFLVNKVIIGSDHAGFEYKEILKKYLTENNIEFFDAGTHSEASCDYPDIAHALAEKVNDSTYSFGILLCGSANGVAIVANKHHKVRAAICWNNATAMLARQHNNANIICIPARFVTINEAMEMTKLFLSTEFEGGRHQNRIDKI; translated from the coding sequence ATGTTTTTAGTAAATAAAGTTATCATTGGTAGTGACCACGCAGGTTTTGAGTATAAAGAAATATTAAAAAAATATCTAACAGAAAATAATATTGAGTTTTTCGATGCAGGTACACATTCAGAAGCATCATGTGATTATCCTGATATTGCACATGCATTGGCAGAAAAGGTAAATGATAGTACATATTCGTTCGGAATTTTGCTTTGTGGTAGTGCAAATGGCGTAGCTATTGTTGCTAACAAACATCATAAAGTAAGAGCAGCAATATGCTGGAACAATGCTACTGCAATGCTTGCAAGACAACATAATAATGCCAATATTATTTGCATTCCGGCAAGATTTGTAACGATAAACGAAGCTATGGAAATGACCAAGTTATTTCTAAGTACTGAGTTTGAAGGTGGTCGACATCAAAATAGAATTGACAAAATTTAG